The following proteins are co-located in the Aquarana catesbeiana isolate 2022-GZ linkage group LG02, ASM4218655v1, whole genome shotgun sequence genome:
- the TBX2 gene encoding T-box transcription factor TBX2: protein MRDPAFPGTAMAYHPFHAPRPADFPMSAFLAATQPSFFPALALPPSALGKPLTDPTLAGAAEAGLHALGHHHQAAHLRSLKSLEQDEEVEDDPKVNLEAKELWDQFHKLGTEMVITKSGRRMFPPFKVRVSGLDKKAKYILLMDIVAADDCRYKFHNSRWMVAGKADPEMPKRMYIHPDSPATGEQWMAKPVAFHKLKLTNNISDKHGFTILNSMHKYQPRFHIVRANDILKLPYSTFRTYVFPETDFIAVTAYQNDKITQLKIDNNPFAKGFRDTGNGRREKRKQLTLPSLRMYEEQCKQDRDGADSDSSSCDPAPGRDTLHSPLGTEPSPLRLSRSNRDEKYSADSDQELERHEVRTGRGHSSPGGPLSSPNSPRLEDRGKEKVTPDKKTESPEGRKDSDSIFSVRSLEKEKLESRRKEDTKSDQECGGLTKETFAPLMVQTESPPHLTASHLQSLALSGLHGQQFFNPLSAGQPLFIHPGQFAMAPGAFSAMGMGHLLASMTGATGLENGGLSSVQGAGATHFPFHLSQHMLASQGIPMPTFGGLFPYPYTYMAAAAAAASAMPATSAASTMPRNPFLSSTRPRLRFSPYQMPVSIPPSTNLLTTGLPSSLNPGSESSKPGSSREPSPIPDTPVHKRSHSSSLSPKTSMKDSINELQNIQRLVSGLESQREVSPGRETPK, encoded by the exons ATGAGAGATCCAGCTTTCCCGGGGACTGCCATGGCTTACCACCCTTTCCACGCTCCCAGACCAGCCGATTTCCCCATGTCCGCCTTCCTGGCGGCCACTCAGCCCTCCTTCTTCCCGGCTCTGGCGCTGCCCCCGTCTGCTCTGGGTAAGCCCCTCACCGATCCCACCCTGGCCGGAGCCGCCGAAGCTGGCCTGCATGCTCTGGGACATCACCACCAAGCGGCTCATCTCAGATCCCTCAAGAGCCTGGAGCAGGACGAAGAGGTGGAGGACGACCCCAAAGTCAACCTGGAAGCCAAGGAACTGTGGGATCAGTTCCACAAACTGGGCACAGAGATGGTCATCACTAAGTCTGGAAG GAGAATGTTCCCTCCGTTTAAAGTAAGAGTGAGCGGCTTGGATAAGAAGgccaaatacattttattaatggATATAGTGGCAGCTGATGACTGTCGGTATAAATTCCATAATTCTCGCTGGATGGTGGCTGGCAAGGCTGACCCAGAGATGCCCAAGCGTATGTACATCCACCCTGACAGCCCGGCCACTGGGGAGCAATGGATGGCCAAACCTGTTGcttttcacaagctcaagctcaCCAACAATATCTCAGACAAACATGGCTTT ACCATCTTAAACTCGATGCATAAATACCAGCCCAGGTTTCATATTGTGAGAGCCAATGACATTCTGAAACTCCCCTATAGCACTTTCAGGACctatgtgttcccagagactgatTTTATTGCAGTGACTGCTTATCAGAATGATAAG ATCACACAATTGAAAATAGATAACAATCCTTTTGCAAAAGGATTTCGCGATACGGGTAATGGAAGGCGAGAGAAAAG GAAACAGCTGACTCTCCCATCCCTGAGGATGTATGAAGAACAGTGCAAGCAAGACAGGGATGGGGCAGATTCAGACTCCTCTTCTTGTGATCCTGCCCCAGGCAGGGACACATTGCACTCCCCTCTGGGTACTGAACCCAGTCCTCTGAGACTCAGCCGCAGTAATAGAG ATGAGAAATACAGCGCAGACAGCGACCAAGAGTTAGAACGACATGAAGTGAGGACTGGCAGAGGTCACAGCAGTCCTGGAGGACCTCTATCTAGCCCTAACAGCCCCAGACTGGAGGACAGGGGCAAGGAGAAAGTCACACCTGACAAGAAGACAGAGTCACCTGAAGGCCGCAAGGACAGTGACAGCATATTCAGTGTCAGGAGTTTAGAGAAGGAGAAACTGGAGAGCAGGAGGAAAGAGGACACCAAATCTGACCAAGAATGTGGAGGTTTGACTAAAGAGACCTTTGCCCCACTCATGGTACAGACAGAAAGCCCTCCACACTTGACTGCAAGTCATCTGCAAAGTTTAGCGTTATCTGGCCTCCATGGGCAACAGTTCTTTAACCCCTTGAGTGCTGGGCAGCCCTTGTTCATCCATCCAGGACAATTTGCTATGGCACCTGGAGCTTTCTCAGCCATGGGTATGGGACATTTGTTGGCCTCTATGACAGGAGCAACTGGCCTGGAGAATGGaggcctctcttcagtgcaaggaGCTGGGGCTACCCACTTCCCCTTTCACCTATCCCAGCATATGCTGGCCTCTCAG GGAATCCCGATGCCCACTTTTGGAGGGCTCTTCCCTTACCCGTATACGTACATGGCGGCTGCAGCAGCTGCAGCGTCAGCAATGCCAGCCACCAGCGCTGCCAGCACTATGCCAAGGAACCCTTTTCTCAGCAGTACCCGACCTCGCCTACGCTTCAGCCCATACCAGATGCCTGTGAGCATCCCCCCCAGCACTAACCTTTTAACCACTGGATTGCCATCAAGCCTCAACCCAGGATCGGAGAGCTCCAAGCCTGGCAGCAGTCGGGAACCCAGTCCCATCCCAGACACTCCTGTTCACAAGAGGTCCCACTCTAGCTCACTGTCCCCAAAGACCTCCATGAAGGATTCCATAAACGAGCTTCAGAACATTCAGAGACTGGTCAGCGGTTTGGAGAGCCAAAGGGAGGTCTCCCCAGGTCGGGAGACCCCTAAATGA